The genomic stretch agtagacaatgacaaccgaaggtttcttgcttcttttctaaattcaggataatcagtatcaactttcgaccattgtggtgagtctgccggatgtcgcaactttccatcaataattctttcatctgcatgccaagtcaagtgtcttgaatcggtctcactacgatacatgcgtctaaatctcggaattataggaaaataccataagactttagcaggagacaactttttcttatatcgaggggcaccacatttaggacactcattcaacgctgcatactcgtttcgaaacaaaacgcaatcgtttggacatgcatgtatcttatcatagctcatgccaatagaggacaacatctttttggcctcatacgttcgattgggaagaacattatcctttggtagcatatctttcataagggctaataactctgtgaaacttttatccgaccatcgattgtccgcctttaagttgtacaactttaacaccgcagacaatcttgtgaattttgaacaaccatcatacaacggtttctctgcatcgcttaccaacctctcaaacattttgggacaatccgcaagatcttcttcaagcgcttctgcaatctcttcgactcgatcacaatcgtatgtgtctgtgcaatcgtcgtttgaagcatacttcctattacaactcgactcagcattcccgttacttttctcaccatgcattgtccaacatgtataacttctatcaattccaaatcgtagtaaatgggatgccaacttattcccgtcaaccttacccccataacagcaacccaggcaaggacacggcattcgaagcgggtcttcggagtgcgcaactgcaaactcaacgaattcccatacccctttctcgtactctttcgacaatcggtttgaattcatccatgtcttatccatgtcttaattaagctaaacaaatgcttcttggtttctctatcaggtactaaggaattctgtcaagataataaatagctatcatcataatataatacctaatcagaatacctaatcagaatacccgatttcttaaagaagacattaccttatttcaaggtaatataagtccacaaaccaaaaaactggttgagagacactaaattgatattaaatagaaccataaacaataaactataagcagaaaataacaaactataagcaagaagaaagggatagtaacctgagttagacttgatatgggagatgggtaggtttgaatcggcgttgtacaagtagaaaccagagacttcaaagtaactgtaaaattaaacacacacacacgatgcagttaaataatatgattaaaattaTAAAGTCCAAGACCATTTTATAATTAACCTACTTCTACAATACAAAATCCTAGAAACATAAAATTAAGCATAGTTGCatagtaaaataataatgataatgcaaAATTCTTATCACCAAACTATTTCTTAATTTAACATAACCTTGATAATAACGAAGATATGGGCAAGGTAAAATACAAATAGCCATAATCATATAGCTCACAGGTGGCGAAAACAAGAGGAAAAATTACTATATATTGCACCATTTGAAAGAAATCCTTTTTTATAGAATAATATCTTGCCATGAGAATATATATGTCAGTGATGCGTTTATCATCATTGAACTCAAAACTCAGCCAAAAATAAACCAATTAAGTAGAACATTGATCTCATATTAAATAATATGCACGTAGTTAACCCAAGCAAGTTTTGAAATCCAAAACATCAGCAGAAACAGAATTTACAGTCCAACTATTAAAGTAAAACCTGAACACGTAGTTAACCGGTGCTAAAAATCCTAAAGTGCAATCGATCCGGTCCCAAGATTCAAATCTCTAAActtaataaagaacacacagtaCAGGGGCTGATTTAAACAATCTCTAAACTTAATAAAGATCACACAGGATGAGAGAACCTTAATAGAACTTCAAAGAACATTGCAAATGAAACAAGAATGCACTGCACAAATTCTAACCAACCAAATCTCCCTAAACCCCTTTCCATCATACTATCAGTTAAAGGAAGCACTTTTTTCTGCTCAACAGAATCAGAATTTGTTAAAACCGGAACTGATTGTGATATTGTTAAATCAGAATTTGTTAAATCGGAATTCGTGAGATTTCCTTCAATTAATTTAACAACAACGTGCACAAAGCATGGTTGCTTTCAAATTTTTCAACTATCATAATCACAGTCAAACAACAACTAGCAAAGAAAAACAAACTTTATATATATTATCATGATATTGTGAGAAAACTTACATTGAGAAGATACCTCGAACACCTCGTCTGCAAGATTGAACACCTTTGCTGTGGTTTGAAACGGCGAGGGGAGTGCAGGAAGAAGACGGTGGCTTCAGCTTCGTGAATGAAATTGGATTCTTCTTTGAATTCGTGGTTGAGTTTTCTGGAATGAGCTTGAAATCGTGAGGGATTCTGAAATGTTAGTAGAAAGTTTAAGTTTTCTGGGTTTTCTGGGCAGAGaatgaaagaggaattagggattcTGAAATATGAAACGCGCGTTAGAAAATttggtttttaaaaattttaattttaaaaaggctatgacagcgcttctgaaaagcgccttcgtagccaggcctttaccagcgctttttggggaaaaagcgctcttgtagcccaccccctatagcagcgcttctgaaagcgctttcataacccacctataagagcgcttctgaaaagcgctttcgtaacccccctataccagcgcttttagaaagcgctttcgtatcccccctataccagcgcttttggaaagcgctttcgtaccccccctataagagcgcttttttagcgtgttttttaattttgtttttagcaaagcctataccagcgctttttcctaaaagcgctttcgtaggggtgctgctaaaagacaaatttggtatAGTGATTAGATTTAAAAAATTGGAATTAGGAAAAGAAAGAATAGTTAAAATGAGTAGTTTTCATTAGAAgttattaaatgtatttttttagttaattatttctTGTAACAAAAAAAGTTCACATAAAAATGTTGAAGATATTCCAAAAGTGATAAAGACAAATTAGTTATCTATTTCTTATCCTATTAAatgtcttttttatttaattattcattgTAAATTTTGAACCACGAGTCCAAATCCCCAAGACAATTGTGAAATTGTTATCATGCCATTATATTAGCATTTAttgtttcttctttttcaaacatgataaactttttttaaaaaaataaatatatattttactattaaatataaatatttatttgattaattcaaataaacactttttaataactaataataattttttatattttaaaaaacagaAGATaagatataaatttatttataaatgtcATTTATAAATTGTCTTTAAGTGGATTCATTCTAACAATATTTTATTAGTTCAActaataaagaaataataaaattttgactAAAAGACATTTGACTATTTTATTTACAGTTTtccataataatattttttttatttatgtatatgaCATTAATACAATGTATATAACTATCTATCCAACCAAGGTAAACTCTAGCATTTAAATATTTCcactataaaattattatgtttgaataatttttggaaatataaacatattaaatatttttgactaaattaattatacacaaaaaacaaataaattttttttatttaacatgTGTGCAATATATATAAGAACCTAGCTAGCTTGATATAACTAACTCAATACAAATACTATTTGTATAGCTTGAAATCATCATTGTTACAATACAAGCATCATGAAATTTCAATCTAGTATTATTCTTAATTTCCTTGTTGTTATTTTGGCCTATGCTGCCACAAATCATGCTAACCCCATCATCATCAATGATTCATATGTGACTGAATTTTCCAACTTTGCTGTTGATCCCATCAACGTGGATGATCCATATGTGATTGAAATCGCCAACTTTGCTATTAACGAGTACAACAAGGGGGTTTCAGTTAACAAGTTGAAACTTGAGAAGGTCTTGTTTGCTGTATCCTACAAGAAAATCGAAGGAACCAAGTACCAGCTCGCCATTTCTGCCACACATGATTCAGTTTCTATGGTATATAATGTTAAAGTTGCGGCTTCTGCTGAAGTATTGGATGATCCAGAACATCACAATAGAACACTTGTGTCTTTTATATTTCCTTAAGCCTAATTTATTGATtgttctttattaaaaaaaatgcttaTTTGATATAGATCAAACTTCTTTGAGGGTATTCATTTCTTAAGAACTTATGTTATGATATTATGATATTGCACTTTGAGTGTGAGAGCATTCAATATGGGAGattgttaatatttttaaaatgggtTTAAGTATATTTTGATTGAATTAGAAGAAAAACAATTCTACTAGACTATAGCatcaaaaaaatttaatacttatttattaattttatttgatttttcaaattttaaattatttttattcattaaaggaTTAAAGGattatatatatgttatatgaaaatgtgaaaatttaataataactattgaatttaaattaaaggtcgtgattaaatatattttaagtgatttctcttttaaaaaaagagtccaattttttttctctttccttcatacttatatatataatttgaattttgacacaTAATTATACATATAATCTTAGCTATATATGTATGTGACTTTCTCATTCTCACTACATATAATCTTAGATATATATGTATGTGACTTTCTCATTCTCACTATATATGTATGTGCGCTGTGTGAACAAATGCTTCAACACTAAATAAATTGTGCTTTCAAAAAGTGAGTGTAAATCCTATCTATTTGGGTGTACATCCTATCTTTTAGTAGCTAAACTTCTCTTAGACATATAACCCATATTATATTAAGCATGGTGGTGAATTCTCATAATTGTAAACTTAGACATATAACCCATATTATATTAAGCATGGTGGTGAATTCTCATAATTGTAAACTTAGAAATATAATCCATATTATATTATCAATTTGCTGTAAGCATGGTGGTGATGAATTCTCATAATTGTAACTAAGAGGTAAAAAGATTAAATTCTCACCTAATCAATTGTGAAATTGTTATATTAGTATTTAACGTTTCTTCTTCCTAAAActttataaacatttttttttacttgaaatatatttttttaatattaaatataaatacatAGTTACTTAAAATAATTAGTACtttttaattaactaataattgtttaatatagtttaaaaaataagataagaaataaatttatttatcaaaatggcaataatatgtcattttaaaattGTCTTTGAGTGGATTTATAGTTTGTACTTTGAATATACAATGCAAAACTCTAACTATGATATCATCTCAAGTATATTTTATTATTCCagcaaattaaaaaattaatggaAATTTTGACTAAGATacgtttgtttatttatttaaagtattaaatagtatattttatactaaattattttatttccactagtaaaaactaattatattttattatataacgtTTGCTTGTGCATTGTATATAACAATCTAACCAGCTTAagcataataaaaaatatttatttatgcttatgaaatataaaaatataaaatttagctTATAGATAAACTTTTAGAATTTTCCAAAAATGATATAACACCATCCACTATTTATCTAAAATATTTTAAACTGTAATGTCCACTAGTCatatatttagaataataaaCAATAGAATTTAATAATTGGTATTGGATACATCAATGAACTGCTTGAGAATGGACCAGATTAAAATTTTGCAACGAAATATTAGAATAACTAATAGTTTATATAAGTCCCATGAGTTATCTATATCATTGTCTAGCTCTTTGGACTATAAGTCCCTTCATATTTGTTTTACAATATTCACTAGTCACTATATATTCATCTAATCACTTGACACCTAACGTAGTTCTACAGTTTCACTCAAGGTTAAATAAATCATGACTAGAGTAGGATAAGATTCACTACACTTCGCATATTCATTCACCTCAAATGTCTACCAGCGTAGTTCTAAAACTTAGGTAAGATAGAACTAATAAGGAGTACCTTTCTCTGCCTATGTATAATATACCTATGATGCTATAATACAGCTAGCAGACACTATTCAACTAATCACTCAACACCTAGCGTAATTCCACGATCTTACCCAGGGTTAGATGAACAATAATTAGACTAGGTTAAAATTGACTACACTTCGCATATTCAATCACCTCAAATTCTGCCTAAGTGACATACTCCAATTTTTCCACTCACTTATTAATATCATTAGGTTCAATTACTTTGAATTTCACTAGCCTAGTTCATAGAATCCATGTACTTTTGCATCATGACCATTTCATTTGGTCATGGACTTTCATCATTCATTCCATATACATATTGTCATTCCATTAGTTCAGAgttgttctttatttttaaattcaaagAAGAAATAAGGTACATTTGGTTTGACCATAAGTTTGACTTTGAACCTATAATATTATAACATGGCTTAGGGTTAAAGTGAGATCTTCTTGATTTTACATTTGAAACTAGAACTTAATTTGACATTATATTTGGAAATTGATTTTAcctcttgtgaattttgaagtgAAATGCAATGTGGTCACCATGTATCATCATCATGCATTTGTTATTAGGAGTTTTAGTTAAAGACAttacttctattttatttttttaatcaataaaaatttgattaattcaaaaaacattaTGTACACGGCGATCGCTTACGATCCAGCCAAAACCAAAGCCTATACACAAAAAAAAGCCAAGAAGCAACACCTATAACATAAGGGCTTCTATGCAATTCCTAAATTTCTTAACATTCCATAGTCTATAGACTAAACTATCTATGATATCTTTTTCTATGTTTCCACTATAACTAGCATGACCAAAAACTTTGTCATTTCGCATTCTCCAAATGGTGTAAATAACTTCTGTAACAGCACATTTGATGAGGCTAGCTCTCCAACTCTTCCCTTTGCAATTTTGGATTATCCACTCCAACTCACTGTCCCACGGCAATGGAACATGATTAACATGAATCCATCTAAGAACATTCAATCACACATCCTTTAAACTGGCATAGCAGGAAAAAAAAGATGGCTAAAGGTTTCTTTTTCCAAACAGAAGGCACAACAGTCATCTGTGAGCATACCATATTTCTTCAACCTCTCCTTGGTAGCCAATCTACCATTACAAACTAACCAGAGGATAAAAATTGCTCTTAGCCTAGCATAGTTGCCATACATAAGGTGCCTCCACACTGGTTTCTCCTCATTTTTTTGAAGGGCAGTGTACAAATGCCTAGCCTGAAAAAGTCCCTCTATTCCCAGCCATGTTAACACTCAGGTCCTGGTAGAGTTGTCTGGTGTGAAGCAGGTGCTTCATCATCCAAGAATGGCTATCTTTAACCTGAACCTGCATAAGATCAGCCTGTTGCAAATAATACTCGTGTATCCATTTAATCCACAATGAATCTGCCTTTTTGTGTAAGTTCCACAAAAGCTTCAGCATACACACTTTGTTCCACCAGCACTCTAAATCAATAATATTCATTCCACCATATGTCGTGGGTCTACATACTTTTTTCCAGGCTATGGGAGATTTGCTGGAGATATCCTTCCCTCATGTCCACAAAAAACTTCGGCAAATAGAGTCAATTTGGTGTAGAGCAGCTTTGGGTAGTGgcagcacttgcatccaaaagtTCACCACAGCAAAAACCACACTCTTGATTAATTGGACTTTACCAGCATAGGTCAAAAGTTTGGAGCTCCAATGAGTAACTTTCTGTACAATCTTATCAATCAATACAAGATAATGTTTGATGGCTAATTTTTTGCTAGTTAGGGGAACACAAAGGTATCTAAAAGGCAAAGCACCCTCCCTAAATCTTGTGAGGCCTCTAAGCAGATCTTTATCTCTATCATTCAAACCACCAAAATAGATGAAACATTTTCTAGGGTTCATACATAAACCCGTGGATCTGGAGAAATAGGTCAACTGAGCAAGTAACAGGTCCACTGAGTTATGATCACCTCTAGAGAACAACAACAAATCATCAGCAAAGGTGAGACTTATGAGTTTCATCTTTTTGCATTTAGAGTGATAGTGAAAACTGGGATTATTGTCCAACTGCATGAGGACTCTAGTGAGATACTCCATCATTAGCACAAATAACAGGAGGAGATTGGATCTCCTTACCTGACCCCCCCTTCTAGCTTCCATGCTTCTAGTATGCTTCCCATTAATTTGAAATCTATATGTAACTGTGGTGACTGTCTGCATAATCCACTTGAT from Vicia villosa cultivar HV-30 ecotype Madison, WI linkage group LG4, Vvil1.0, whole genome shotgun sequence encodes the following:
- the LOC131598112 gene encoding cysteine proteinase inhibitor 5-like translates to MKFQSSIILNFLVVILAYAATNHANPIIINDSYVTEFSNFAVDPINVDDPYVIEIANFAINEYNKGVSVNKLKLEKVLFAVSYKKIEGTKYQLAISATHDSVSMVYNVKVAASAEVLDDPEHHNRTLVSFIFP